From the Saccharobesus litoralis genome, one window contains:
- a CDS encoding sigma-70 family RNA polymerase sigma factor, whose translation MASNNSLATNKNTEPTTAEIFRASQFGQLFEADKNRLYAYIYAFVSDNAVADDIFQETCLTLWQEFDKFELGTNFSKWANVIAFNRIRRYRQTNKKYQLGLSDDFLQEFSRNVAIIESQAGPQEQRWRNLEHCCSLLSAPLKQVYQFFYVENLTAQEIADNTGRSIHAIRKVVHKLRKRLFDCVEQKTQQGDS comes from the coding sequence GTGGCTTCAAATAATTCACTTGCAACCAATAAAAATACTGAACCAACGACGGCTGAAATATTCCGCGCCAGTCAATTTGGTCAGCTATTTGAAGCCGATAAAAATCGTCTTTACGCTTATATTTATGCCTTTGTTTCGGACAATGCCGTTGCGGACGATATTTTTCAAGAAACCTGTCTAACCTTGTGGCAAGAGTTTGATAAATTTGAGTTAGGTACCAATTTCTCGAAATGGGCTAATGTGATCGCGTTTAATCGGATCCGCCGTTATCGTCAGACAAATAAAAAGTACCAGCTAGGGCTGAGCGATGACTTTTTACAGGAGTTTAGCCGCAACGTGGCGATTATAGAGAGTCAAGCTGGGCCTCAAGAGCAAAGATGGCGAAATTTAGAGCATTGCTGTTCGTTACTATCGGCTCCGCTCAAACAGGTTTATCAGTTTTTCTATGTTGAAAATTTAACCGCACAAGAGATCGCCGACAATACAGGACGATCGATTCATGCTATTCGCAAAGTCGTACATAAACTACGCAAGCGGTTATTTGATTGCGTTGAACAAAAAACGCAACAGGGGGATTCATGA
- a CDS encoding sulfatase family protein, whose translation MALIFRFIALSLFVVCCYAQATQPNVVVIFTDDQGYADLSGYGAEKIKTPNLDALAKSGVQLNSFYVASSVCSASRAALLTGRRPVRNGVTGVYFPDRNGMKQSEVTIAEVLKNAGYATAAIGKWHLGDKPQTLPTAQGFDYYWGVPFSNDMYIGHTHQFAQQVKFNQGYTLEKAKRDQQIVKKAGNKRALIKQAGIKELVPIFEGEKIVEYPAEQASLSRRFVDKTINFFQQNPSQPVFVYMTPAMPHVPLFASPEFKGKSAGGLYGDTLEELDFHIGRLVDYLTRTNKRDNTLIIFASDNGPWLGYKDHAGSAKPYSHGKFTNYEGGIRVPGIISWPSRVKANQISQQVVTTLDLMPTIAYYAKASLPNKVLDGHNLAELLEGKQGTLSNPHFLSFKNKVAGVIMGDWKYIKPMMAVYGKSGRAPNNKQALLFNIKNDPAEQNNLLQQRPDKVQQLQRLIVAYEQTL comes from the coding sequence ATGGCATTAATTTTTCGATTTATAGCGCTGAGTTTATTTGTAGTTTGTTGTTATGCGCAGGCAACACAACCTAATGTGGTGGTTATTTTTACCGATGATCAGGGTTATGCTGATTTAAGTGGTTATGGCGCGGAGAAAATAAAAACGCCTAATTTAGATGCATTAGCCAAATCAGGCGTGCAGTTAAATAGTTTTTACGTCGCATCGTCGGTGTGTAGTGCATCACGAGCCGCATTGTTAACAGGGCGCCGTCCAGTGCGTAATGGTGTGACAGGAGTTTATTTTCCCGACCGAAATGGCATGAAGCAATCTGAAGTGACGATTGCAGAAGTATTGAAAAATGCAGGTTATGCGACAGCGGCCATTGGTAAATGGCATTTAGGTGACAAACCACAAACCTTGCCAACCGCTCAAGGGTTTGACTATTACTGGGGGGTGCCATTTAGTAATGATATGTATATTGGCCATACCCATCAATTTGCGCAACAGGTGAAATTCAACCAAGGTTACACGTTGGAAAAAGCCAAGCGTGATCAGCAAATTGTCAAAAAGGCCGGTAATAAGCGAGCTTTGATAAAACAAGCCGGTATAAAAGAGTTAGTGCCTATTTTCGAAGGTGAAAAAATAGTTGAATATCCGGCTGAGCAAGCCAGCCTTTCTCGACGTTTTGTCGATAAAACCATTAACTTTTTTCAACAAAACCCCAGTCAGCCCGTTTTCGTGTATATGACACCGGCTATGCCACATGTGCCCTTATTTGCTAGCCCAGAATTTAAAGGGAAAAGTGCTGGGGGCTTATATGGCGATACATTAGAAGAGCTCGATTTTCATATTGGCAGACTCGTGGATTATTTAACCCGTACAAATAAACGCGACAATACGTTGATTATTTTTGCATCTGACAATGGACCTTGGCTAGGTTATAAAGATCACGCGGGTTCAGCTAAGCCATACAGCCATGGCAAGTTTACCAACTATGAAGGCGGTATACGTGTACCTGGTATCATCAGTTGGCCGAGTAGAGTCAAAGCTAACCAAATTAGTCAGCAAGTCGTAACGACACTAGACTTAATGCCTACTATTGCGTATTACGCCAAGGCAAGCCTGCCAAACAAAGTGTTAGACGGGCATAACCTAGCTGAATTGTTAGAAGGTAAGCAAGGCACACTATCCAACCCGCATTTTCTTAGTTTTAAAAATAAAGTTGCTGGTGTGATAATGGGCGATTGGAAATATATTAAACCTATGATGGCCGTTTATGGTAAATCGGGTAGGGCACCCAACAACAAGCAAGCTTTGTTGTTCAACATTAAAAATGACCCAGCAGAGCAAAACAATTTACTGCAGCAGCGTCCAGATAAAGTGCAGCAGTTACAGCGTTTGATAGTGGCGTACGAACAAACATTGTAG
- a CDS encoding HAD family hydrolase: MYEEYSHFKAIIFDMDGTLVDSGKLHENAWRQTLNHYGIPIDNALMRSLAGVPTKETVDILAKHFNVELSVSSDVVNDYKEAIVRETIHQFVKPTPLAEYAEQCKGLKPMAVGTGAYTTEAKMVLETCGLTHLIDHTVGADQVVNPKPAPDTFLRCAKLMGVEPKDCIVFEDAQAGIQAAKDAGMFVVDVHEKLNIVNDYFLE; encoded by the coding sequence ATGTACGAAGAATATTCTCATTTTAAAGCCATTATTTTTGATATGGATGGCACCTTGGTCGACAGCGGTAAGTTGCATGAGAACGCCTGGCGTCAAACTTTAAATCATTACGGCATTCCAATTGATAACGCCTTAATGCGTTCATTAGCCGGTGTACCAACAAAAGAGACAGTGGACATTCTCGCCAAGCACTTTAATGTTGAACTCAGCGTAAGCAGTGATGTGGTAAACGATTATAAAGAAGCGATAGTACGAGAAACCATACATCAGTTTGTTAAACCAACACCACTGGCTGAGTATGCAGAGCAATGCAAAGGGCTTAAACCTATGGCAGTCGGCACAGGCGCTTACACCACAGAAGCAAAAATGGTTCTCGAAACATGCGGGCTAACTCATTTAATTGATCATACCGTCGGAGCGGACCAAGTTGTTAATCCCAAACCGGCACCTGATACTTTTTTGCGTTGTGCCAAGTTAATGGGCGTTGAACCTAAAGATTGTATTGTTTTTGAAGACGCGCAAGCTGGCATACAAGCCGCTAAAGATGCTGGCATGTTTGTGGTTGATGTACATGAAAAACTGAATATCGTGAACGATTATTTTTTAGAATAA
- a CDS encoding HAD family hydrolase, whose protein sequence is MVELQQFDAFLFDMDGTIFDSENLYCQVWIETANEFNIPFTKQMYRPFIGIPTKKCIPIAQKMFGKHFAIAPFIQRFTEKLQAEKQKGVPFRDRFNDFFKIIQQLNKPIGLVTSSADEGVRSNFSHCLNGSSFIKQFSPIVSRDKVSQLKPDPESYLIACQKLKLTPQQVLVFEDSNTGLTAALRAGCATIGIRDQIDIHSDVAKQCLTVVNSYDELIEQCKEYNKEQQ, encoded by the coding sequence ATGGTAGAACTACAACAATTCGACGCCTTTTTATTTGATATGGATGGCACCATTTTCGATTCAGAAAATTTATACTGCCAGGTTTGGATAGAGACCGCTAACGAGTTCAATATTCCATTTACCAAACAAATGTATCGACCGTTTATCGGTATACCGACGAAAAAATGCATTCCTATTGCTCAGAAAATGTTTGGCAAACACTTTGCCATCGCCCCTTTTATTCAACGGTTTACCGAAAAACTGCAAGCAGAAAAACAAAAAGGTGTGCCTTTTCGAGACAGATTTAATGACTTTTTCAAGATTATTCAGCAATTGAACAAGCCTATCGGTTTGGTGACCTCAAGCGCTGATGAAGGCGTGCGTAGTAACTTTAGTCATTGCTTGAACGGCTCAAGCTTTATTAAGCAGTTTAGTCCTATCGTTAGTCGTGACAAAGTAAGTCAATTAAAACCCGACCCAGAAAGTTACCTAATCGCTTGCCAAAAACTCAAGCTAACACCGCAGCAAGTTCTGGTGTTTGAAGATTCCAATACCGGTCTAACCGCGGCTTTACGTGCAGGTTGTGCCACCATTGGCATTCGCGATCAAATCGATATTCATTCTGATGTCGCAAAACAATGTTTAACTGTCGTAAACAGTTATGATGAGCTCATCGAGCAATGCAAAGAATACAACAAAGAACAACAATAA
- a CDS encoding phosphoglycerate kinase: MPAINMTDLDLNGKRVLIRLDLNVPLDGKSITSTVRIDASIPTIQYALDQGATVLIMSHLGRPSEGSFDPTYSLAPVVEYLNGKLNKPVKLINDYLQGVDNNQEQVTVLENVRFNIGETANDPQLSQQLAALCDVFVNDAFGTVHRAHASTHGVAQYAPIAAAGPLLIKELQALSQIIAQPESPLVAIVGGAKVSSKLTVLDALANFADVIIVGGGIANTFIAAEGYNVGKSLYEPALIDEAKRLQQKTKVVYATDVVVTKQAFNEWHDQSDCQIKSISDIATDESIVDCGPETSHHISQLLSQAKTILWNGPMGVFEFDAFAKGTEVMAQAIANSQAYSVAGGGDTLAAIDKWHLADQVSYISTGGGAFLNFIEGKSLPALDILESCAEQR; the protein is encoded by the coding sequence ATGCCTGCCATTAACATGACAGATTTAGACCTCAATGGAAAACGAGTTCTAATCCGTTTAGATTTAAACGTACCATTGGACGGTAAAAGTATTACCAGTACTGTACGCATTGATGCGTCGATACCCACCATTCAATATGCACTCGACCAAGGTGCGACTGTATTAATTATGTCGCATTTAGGACGCCCCTCAGAAGGCAGTTTTGACCCTACGTATTCACTCGCCCCCGTTGTTGAATATTTAAACGGCAAATTAAACAAGCCAGTTAAGTTAATAAACGACTACTTGCAAGGTGTAGATAACAATCAAGAGCAAGTGACGGTATTAGAGAACGTAAGATTTAATATCGGTGAAACAGCCAACGACCCACAGTTATCGCAACAGTTGGCCGCTTTATGCGATGTTTTTGTCAATGACGCGTTTGGCACCGTGCATCGCGCCCATGCTTCTACCCATGGTGTAGCACAATATGCGCCGATAGCAGCTGCGGGACCATTATTGATCAAGGAACTACAAGCGCTAAGCCAAATTATTGCTCAACCAGAAAGCCCGTTAGTGGCCATCGTTGGTGGCGCAAAAGTGTCGAGTAAATTAACCGTGCTGGACGCATTAGCCAATTTCGCTGATGTCATCATAGTGGGTGGCGGTATAGCTAATACATTCATTGCAGCTGAGGGCTACAATGTCGGTAAGTCACTCTACGAACCTGCGCTTATAGACGAAGCAAAGCGTTTACAACAAAAAACCAAAGTTGTTTACGCAACTGATGTCGTGGTGACTAAACAGGCTTTTAATGAATGGCATGATCAATCGGATTGCCAAATCAAATCCATAAGTGACATTGCCACCGATGAGAGTATTGTCGATTGTGGTCCTGAAACATCACACCACATTAGCCAATTACTCAGTCAAGCAAAAACGATTTTATGGAATGGTCCTATGGGGGTATTCGAATTCGACGCATTTGCTAAAGGAACCGAAGTGATGGCACAAGCTATTGCCAATAGCCAAGCTTACTCTGTTGCAGGTGGAGGAGACACATTAGCGGCTATTGATAAATGGCACCTAGCCGACCAAGTATCCTATATTTCTACCGGTGGTGGAGCCTTTCTCAATTTTATTGAAGGTAAAAGTCTACCTGCATTGGATATACTAGAATCATGTGCAGAGCAGCGATAA
- a CDS encoding glycoside hydrolase family 43 protein: MKLLKIWISIVCLGLVACQSSQHTNNHSPAGFFEYQNPITAGIDPNGLRDCQVFREGDWWYMTGTSYPHWSRQENDGELNKGVALYKSKDLNNWQFIKYIVERPTKNKWYYRRFWAPEIHKINGKWYALFNARNDELGYVGQYLGYAVADNLEGPYKVVTEDKPLHAGNDLTFFKDDDGKVWAFWNQGKKHGIRFAQIDLATGQLLTKPTSAILPGKVDWQYLADGSIAKEPGYDGRPIDKVKTYHEWDSIGIEGAYVIKRQGTYYLFYSSWTRGYEIGYATASQITGPWTKSATNPFYGAQRKDTTLKRGFTYSNDPNSPFTDVGHNEIFTGPDGNLWLSAHGIVKGQQPMLVIDPLKFDAKGNIVPMVPSYTKQRIELP; this comes from the coding sequence ATGAAACTACTAAAAATATGGATAAGCATAGTCTGCCTAGGTTTAGTCGCCTGTCAGTCTTCACAGCACACCAATAACCACTCCCCTGCTGGCTTTTTTGAATATCAAAACCCAATTACCGCGGGAATTGATCCAAATGGGTTACGTGATTGCCAAGTTTTCCGTGAAGGGGATTGGTGGTATATGACTGGCACTAGCTACCCTCATTGGAGTCGACAAGAAAATGATGGCGAGCTCAATAAAGGCGTAGCACTCTATAAATCAAAAGATCTAAATAACTGGCAATTTATTAAATATATTGTTGAACGCCCCACTAAAAACAAATGGTATTACCGCCGATTTTGGGCACCAGAGATCCACAAAATTAACGGTAAATGGTACGCCCTGTTTAATGCCAGAAACGACGAATTAGGTTACGTAGGTCAATATTTAGGCTATGCAGTCGCTGATAATTTGGAAGGTCCATACAAGGTTGTCACTGAGGATAAGCCTTTACATGCTGGCAACGATTTAACCTTCTTCAAAGATGATGATGGCAAAGTATGGGCATTTTGGAACCAAGGCAAAAAGCACGGCATTAGATTTGCGCAGATAGATCTAGCCACAGGCCAACTATTAACCAAACCAACAAGTGCGATTTTACCGGGTAAAGTCGACTGGCAATATTTAGCTGACGGCTCAATTGCCAAAGAGCCAGGCTATGATGGACGCCCTATAGATAAAGTGAAAACCTATCACGAATGGGACTCTATCGGTATTGAAGGCGCTTATGTCATCAAACGACAAGGCACCTATTATCTCTTTTATTCAAGCTGGACTCGCGGCTACGAAATTGGTTATGCCACAGCGAGTCAAATCACAGGTCCATGGACAAAAAGTGCAACCAACCCTTTTTACGGTGCACAACGTAAAGACACAACACTAAAACGTGGTTTTACTTACAGTAATGATCCCAATAGTCCATTTACCGATGTCGGCCATAACGAAATATTCACAGGGCCTGATGGCAATTTATGGTTGTCTGCCCATGGTATTGTTAAAGGCCAACAGCCTATGTTGGTTATCGATCCATTAAAGTTTGATGCTAAAGGAAATATAGTCCCCATGGT